The following are from one region of the Scylla paramamosain isolate STU-SP2022 chromosome 45, ASM3559412v1, whole genome shotgun sequence genome:
- the LOC135094225 gene encoding uncharacterized protein LOC135094225, whose translation MERYLSSPVRLLLGLICVLARGTTAGEGVVVVAVESSKGHLCRTFPQHTTFPRGFPSENASSVGVCALVRPELTQPAPYSHIVSFTSSGVSVAAGINSSLALWLTVGEETHRLNDSLKGEVWNMVCVGLSAAHDTPTPEEKHPPPKVNEVWASLQGLPLDVPLGVNITAWEEDVEVCVGTRSKWYASFTGFVTGVTLQVGKGELTPDNCSLLLETNQLTAPLNESWTPHGPVFALEEDLRQPCDTSVLTLVLREAWGHDKALRWCRSLGGHLPTEEEVAAGLVTLKCTSEEHLSWMSDASERDEGPANTCPVVLADGGVGRRPCLSELECSLCQVPAGLRYTLYGARTDFDRHYRLSARQDDSFLFQGETSNITRTAAGWTLQSRLHRRQLHLNGSVGVMGRRAWRSPTHAADTLTFTVCNAIQFSSNDGVCVLRSERCDGRVHAPDMSDEEDCGSRRLLRKDAHYDPGVRPFAGQKLTIYYWFEAMLVQKMDAEKDLASTDLNLHLRWEDPRVKFVDTKMGRNSFPCHQIWTPSLLMFAGYYIGPAVHPSANRTLCYVYWEEMPRQENQMDDPFMGRYMTRTNISQYRNFLVTYPCMLRVSRYPFGRYMCNLTFSLYGDHENVDWQVMDLRQENGNPPIMNYYGDHDLFDYKLEKITLDVHHNMISFTLHLIGQPDYHLMSNFLPSFLIFGICYSSFYFPIAEFNERMHVSLTSLVVLIAFFSQATNSYVKTPYYKLIDVWYISLIILCCLVVTAHVYVNYLRVQRVTSHSSLAKKVLLAKRFNVGCKIVIITLFGLLVFLFVLFSMDII comes from the exons ATGGAGAGGTACCTTAGCTCACCTGTGCGCCTCCTCCTTGGCCTCATCTGCGTCCTGGCTAGGGGCACTACTGCAG GcgagggcgtggtggtggtggccgtggagTCTTCGAAAGGCCACCTATGTAGGACCTTCCCCCAACACACCACCTTCCCCCGGGGCTTCCCCAGCGAGAACGCCTCCTCTGTGGGTGTGTGCGCCCTGGTGAGGCCCGAGTTGACGCAGCCAGCTCCATACAGCCACATCGTGTCCTTTACGTCCAGTGGCGTCTCTGTGGCTGCTG GCATCAactcctccctcgctctctggCTGACGGTGGGCGAGGAGACGCACCGCCTGAATGACTCCCTGAAGGGCGAGGTGTGGAACATGGTGTGCGTGGGCCTGTCTGCCGCGCACGATACGCCCACGCCCGAGGAGAAGCACCCACCACCAAAGGTTAACGAG GTGTGGGCGTCCCTGCAGGGCCTCCCCCTGGACGTGCCTCTCGGTGTCAACATCACAGCgtgggaggaggatgtggaggtgTGCGTGGGCACCCGTAGCAAGTGGTACGCCTCCTTCACGGGCTTCGTCACTGGCGTCACGCTGCaggtggggaagggggagcTGACCCCCGATAACTGCTCCCTGCTGCTGGAGACCAACCAACTGACGGCGCCGCTCAACGAGTCCTGGACGCCCCATGGCCCTGTCTTTGCCCTGGAGGAGGACCTGCGGCAGCCTTGTGACACATCCGTGCTCACGCTGGTGCTGCGCGAGGCCTGGGGCCACGACAAGGCACTGCGCTGGTGCCGCAGCCTGGGGGGCCACTTACccacggaggaggaggtcgcCGCGGGCCTGGTGACCTTGAAATGCACCTCTGAGGAGCACCTGTCGTGGATGAGCGACGCCAGCGAGAGGGATGAGGGCCCCGCAAACACCTGCCCCGTGGTGCTGGCGGACGGCGGCGTGGGGCGGCGCCCCTGCCTCAGCGAGCTGGAGTGCAGCCTGTGCCAGGTGCCCGCCGGCCTGCGCTACACGCTCTACGGCGCCCGCACAGACTTCGACCGCCACTACCGCCTCAGCGCGCGGCAAGAcgactctttcctcttccagggTGAAACCAGCAACATCACGCGCACGGCGGCTGGCTGGACCCTGCAGTCCAGGCTGCACCGCCGCCAGCTGCACCTCAACGGCAGCGTGGGTGTGATGGGGCGCCGCGCCTGGCGCTCCCCGACCCACGCCGCGGACACCCTCACCTTCACGGTGTGCAACGCCATCCAGTTCTCCTCCAACGACGGAGTGTGTGTGCTGCGCAGCGAGCGCTGTGACGGGCGTGTCCACGCCCCGGACATGAGCGACGAGGAGGACTGTGGCAGCCGGCGCCTCCTCCGCAAGGACGCGCACTACGACCCCGGCGTGAGGCCCTTCGCCGGCCAGAAGCTCACCATCTACTACTGGTTCGAAGCCATGCTGGTGCAGAAAATGGACGCGGAGAAGGACCTGGCCAGCACAGACCTCAACCTGCACCTGCGCTGGGAGGACCCCAGGGTCAAGTTCGTCGACACCAAGATGGGCCGCAACAGCTTCCCCTGCCACCAGATCTGGACGCCCAGCTTGTTGATGTTTGCGGGGTACTACATCGGGCCCGCCGTGCACCCCTCCGCCAACAGAACCTTGTGCTACGTCTACTGGGAGGAGATGCCGCGCCAGGAGAACCAGATGGACGACCCCTTCATGG GCAGGTACATGACCAGGACCAACATCTCGCAGTACCGTAACTTCCTGGTCACGTACCCTTGCATGCTGCGTGTGTCCAGGTACCCCTTCGGCAGGTACATGTGTAACCTCACCTTCAGCCTCTACGGGGACCATGAGAACGTTGACTGGCAGGTGATGGACCTCCGCCAGGAGAATGGGAACCCGCCCATTATGAATTACTACGGGGACCACGACCTCTTCGACTACAAACTGGAGAAGATAACCTTAGACGTCCACCATAATATGATATCTTTCACCTTGCACCTGATTGGCCAGCCAGATTACCACCTGATGAGTAACTTCCTTCCTAGTTTCCTCATTTTTGGGATCTGTTATTCCTCGTTCTACTTCCCCATCGCGGAGTTTAATGAAAGAATGCATGTCTCTTTAACATCTCTCGTGGTTCTTATCGCCTTTTTCTCCCAAGCGACAAATTCCTACGTAAAAACGCCTTATTACAAACTAATTGACGTATGGTATATCTCCCTCATCATACTGTGCTGTTTGGTGGTCACTGCTCACGTCTATGTCAATTACCTGAGGGTGCAGCGAGTCACGTCCCACTCCAGTCTGGCGAAGAAAGTTTTGTTGGCGAAAAGATTTAATGTCGGGTGcaaaattgttattattactttgttTGGACTTTTGGTGTTTCTGTTTGTATTGTTTAGCATGGATATTAtctga
- the LOC135094230 gene encoding pro-resilin-like isoform X3 codes for MGSALLAAAAADKGFGGGNGPATSYSAPSANGNGFGGANGNNGFGGNGPANTYSAPSANGFGNGNGNGFGGAPSNTYGPPGGGYGYEDPLAALGDNIPGGGEPGVDYPVLAAVPDTGFSCDAQTVPGYYADAAPEAGCQVFHICQDRPSGRRQQDSFLCPNGTVFNQQYFVCDWWFNFDCSLAEGLYSVNEEVLQAALAAQGQGAYAYPAPGGVNGLGLGGANGGVRNGNGGRNGGANGYGNGGARNGNGNGNGGANGYGANGSGRNGNGAPSTSYGTPSNGNGNGANGFSNGAPSTAYGTPSNGNGRNGNGADGYSNGAPSTSYGTPSNGNGRNGNGAPSTSYGTPSNGNGAPSTSYGAPF; via the exons ATGGGTTCAG CCCTGCTGGCCGCCGCGGCCGCCGACAAAGGCTTCGGCGGCGGCAACGGCCCTGCCACCAGCTACTCCGCGCCCTCCGCCAACGGCAACGGCTTCGGCGGCGCCAACGGCAACAACGGGTTTGGCGGCAACGGTCCCGCCAACACCTACTCGGCGCCCTCCGCCAACGGCTTCGGCAACGGCAACGGCAACGGCTTCGGCGGCGCGCCCAGCAACACCTACGGGCCGCCCGGCGGCGGCTACGGGTACGAGGACCCCCTGGCCGCGTTGGGCGACAACATCCCAGGGGGCGGCGAGCCCGGCGTGGACTACCCCGTGCTGGCCGCCGTGCCCGACACGGGCTTCTCCTGCGACGCGCAGACGGTGCCCGGCTACTACGCCGACGCGGCGCCCGAGGCGGGCTGCCAGGTGTTCCACATCTGCCAGGACCGCCCCTCGGGGCGCCGCCAGCAGGACTCCTTCCTGTGCCCCAACGGCACCGTGTTCAACCAGCAGTACTTCGTGTGTGACTGGTGGTTCAACTTCGACTGCAGCCTCGCCGAGGGCCTGTACTCTGTCAACGAGGAGGTGCTGCAGGCCGCGCTGGCCGCGCAGGGCCAGGGCGCCTACGCCTACCCCGCTCCCGGCGGCGTCAACGGCCTGGGCCTCGGCGGCGCCAACGGAGGTGTTAGGAACGGCAACGGCGGCAGGAACGGCGGCGCCAACGGTTATGGCAACGGCGGCGCCAGGAACGGCAACGGCAACGGCAACGGCGGCGCCAATGGTTATGGTGCCAACGGCAGCGGCAGGAACGGCAACGGtgctccctccacctcctacgGCACGCCCTCCAACGGCAATGGCAACGGCGCCAACGGCTTCAGCAACGGGGCACCCTCCACCGCCTACGGCACGCCGTCCAACGGCAACGGAAGGAACGGCAACGGCGCCGACGGGTACAGTAACGGGGCACCCTCCACCTCTTACGGCACTCCCTCCAACGGCAACGGCAGGAACGGCAACGGCgctccttccacctcttacgGCACTCCCTCCAACGGCAACGGTGCGCCCTCCACCTCCTACGGCGCCCCCTTCTGA
- the LOC135094230 gene encoding pro-resilin-like isoform X1 produces MRLTLHLLLPAALLAAAAADKGFGGGNGPATSYSAPSANGNGFGGANGNNGFGGNGPANTYSAPSANGFGNGNGNGFGGAPSNTYGPPGGGYGYEDPLAALGDNIPGGGEPGVDYPVLAAVPDTGFSCDAQTVPGYYADAAPEAGCQVFHICQDRPSGRRQQDSFLCPNGTVFNQQYFVCDWWFNFDCSLAEGLYSVNEEVLQAALAAQGQGAYAYPAPGGVNGLGLGGANGGVRNGNGGRNGGANGYGNGGARNGNGNGNGGANGYGANGSGRNGNGAPSTSYGTPSNGNGNGANGFSNGAPSTAYGTPSNGNGRNGNGADGYSNGAPSTSYGTPSNGNGRNGNGAPSTSYGTPSNGNGAPSTSYGAPF; encoded by the exons ATGAGGCTCacgctccacctcctcctgcccgCTG CCCTGCTGGCCGCCGCGGCCGCCGACAAAGGCTTCGGCGGCGGCAACGGCCCTGCCACCAGCTACTCCGCGCCCTCCGCCAACGGCAACGGCTTCGGCGGCGCCAACGGCAACAACGGGTTTGGCGGCAACGGTCCCGCCAACACCTACTCGGCGCCCTCCGCCAACGGCTTCGGCAACGGCAACGGCAACGGCTTCGGCGGCGCGCCCAGCAACACCTACGGGCCGCCCGGCGGCGGCTACGGGTACGAGGACCCCCTGGCCGCGTTGGGCGACAACATCCCAGGGGGCGGCGAGCCCGGCGTGGACTACCCCGTGCTGGCCGCCGTGCCCGACACGGGCTTCTCCTGCGACGCGCAGACGGTGCCCGGCTACTACGCCGACGCGGCGCCCGAGGCGGGCTGCCAGGTGTTCCACATCTGCCAGGACCGCCCCTCGGGGCGCCGCCAGCAGGACTCCTTCCTGTGCCCCAACGGCACCGTGTTCAACCAGCAGTACTTCGTGTGTGACTGGTGGTTCAACTTCGACTGCAGCCTCGCCGAGGGCCTGTACTCTGTCAACGAGGAGGTGCTGCAGGCCGCGCTGGCCGCGCAGGGCCAGGGCGCCTACGCCTACCCCGCTCCCGGCGGCGTCAACGGCCTGGGCCTCGGCGGCGCCAACGGAGGTGTTAGGAACGGCAACGGCGGCAGGAACGGCGGCGCCAACGGTTATGGCAACGGCGGCGCCAGGAACGGCAACGGCAACGGCAACGGCGGCGCCAATGGTTATGGTGCCAACGGCAGCGGCAGGAACGGCAACGGtgctccctccacctcctacgGCACGCCCTCCAACGGCAATGGCAACGGCGCCAACGGCTTCAGCAACGGGGCACCCTCCACCGCCTACGGCACGCCGTCCAACGGCAACGGAAGGAACGGCAACGGCGCCGACGGGTACAGTAACGGGGCACCCTCCACCTCTTACGGCACTCCCTCCAACGGCAACGGCAGGAACGGCAACGGCgctccttccacctcttacgGCACTCCCTCCAACGGCAACGGTGCGCCCTCCACCTCCTACGGCGCCCCCTTCTGA
- the LOC135094230 gene encoding pro-resilin-like isoform X4 — MALLAAAAADKGFGGGNGPATSYSAPSANGNGFGGANGNNGFGGNGPANTYSAPSANGFGNGNGNGFGGAPSNTYGPPGGGYGYEDPLAALGDNIPGGGEPGVDYPVLAAVPDTGFSCDAQTVPGYYADAAPEAGCQVFHICQDRPSGRRQQDSFLCPNGTVFNQQYFVCDWWFNFDCSLAEGLYSVNEEVLQAALAAQGQGAYAYPAPGGVNGLGLGGANGGVRNGNGGRNGGANGYGNGGARNGNGNGNGGANGYGANGSGRNGNGAPSTSYGTPSNGNGNGANGFSNGAPSTAYGTPSNGNGRNGNGADGYSNGAPSTSYGTPSNGNGRNGNGAPSTSYGTPSNGNGAPSTSYGAPF, encoded by the coding sequence CCCTGCTGGCCGCCGCGGCCGCCGACAAAGGCTTCGGCGGCGGCAACGGCCCTGCCACCAGCTACTCCGCGCCCTCCGCCAACGGCAACGGCTTCGGCGGCGCCAACGGCAACAACGGGTTTGGCGGCAACGGTCCCGCCAACACCTACTCGGCGCCCTCCGCCAACGGCTTCGGCAACGGCAACGGCAACGGCTTCGGCGGCGCGCCCAGCAACACCTACGGGCCGCCCGGCGGCGGCTACGGGTACGAGGACCCCCTGGCCGCGTTGGGCGACAACATCCCAGGGGGCGGCGAGCCCGGCGTGGACTACCCCGTGCTGGCCGCCGTGCCCGACACGGGCTTCTCCTGCGACGCGCAGACGGTGCCCGGCTACTACGCCGACGCGGCGCCCGAGGCGGGCTGCCAGGTGTTCCACATCTGCCAGGACCGCCCCTCGGGGCGCCGCCAGCAGGACTCCTTCCTGTGCCCCAACGGCACCGTGTTCAACCAGCAGTACTTCGTGTGTGACTGGTGGTTCAACTTCGACTGCAGCCTCGCCGAGGGCCTGTACTCTGTCAACGAGGAGGTGCTGCAGGCCGCGCTGGCCGCGCAGGGCCAGGGCGCCTACGCCTACCCCGCTCCCGGCGGCGTCAACGGCCTGGGCCTCGGCGGCGCCAACGGAGGTGTTAGGAACGGCAACGGCGGCAGGAACGGCGGCGCCAACGGTTATGGCAACGGCGGCGCCAGGAACGGCAACGGCAACGGCAACGGCGGCGCCAATGGTTATGGTGCCAACGGCAGCGGCAGGAACGGCAACGGtgctccctccacctcctacgGCACGCCCTCCAACGGCAATGGCAACGGCGCCAACGGCTTCAGCAACGGGGCACCCTCCACCGCCTACGGCACGCCGTCCAACGGCAACGGAAGGAACGGCAACGGCGCCGACGGGTACAGTAACGGGGCACCCTCCACCTCTTACGGCACTCCCTCCAACGGCAACGGCAGGAACGGCAACGGCgctccttccacctcttacgGCACTCCCTCCAACGGCAACGGTGCGCCCTCCACCTCCTACGGCGCCCCCTTCTGA
- the LOC135094230 gene encoding pro-resilin-like isoform X2: MARKKTALLAAAAADKGFGGGNGPATSYSAPSANGNGFGGANGNNGFGGNGPANTYSAPSANGFGNGNGNGFGGAPSNTYGPPGGGYGYEDPLAALGDNIPGGGEPGVDYPVLAAVPDTGFSCDAQTVPGYYADAAPEAGCQVFHICQDRPSGRRQQDSFLCPNGTVFNQQYFVCDWWFNFDCSLAEGLYSVNEEVLQAALAAQGQGAYAYPAPGGVNGLGLGGANGGVRNGNGGRNGGANGYGNGGARNGNGNGNGGANGYGANGSGRNGNGAPSTSYGTPSNGNGNGANGFSNGAPSTAYGTPSNGNGRNGNGADGYSNGAPSTSYGTPSNGNGRNGNGAPSTSYGTPSNGNGAPSTSYGAPF; encoded by the coding sequence CCCTGCTGGCCGCCGCGGCCGCCGACAAAGGCTTCGGCGGCGGCAACGGCCCTGCCACCAGCTACTCCGCGCCCTCCGCCAACGGCAACGGCTTCGGCGGCGCCAACGGCAACAACGGGTTTGGCGGCAACGGTCCCGCCAACACCTACTCGGCGCCCTCCGCCAACGGCTTCGGCAACGGCAACGGCAACGGCTTCGGCGGCGCGCCCAGCAACACCTACGGGCCGCCCGGCGGCGGCTACGGGTACGAGGACCCCCTGGCCGCGTTGGGCGACAACATCCCAGGGGGCGGCGAGCCCGGCGTGGACTACCCCGTGCTGGCCGCCGTGCCCGACACGGGCTTCTCCTGCGACGCGCAGACGGTGCCCGGCTACTACGCCGACGCGGCGCCCGAGGCGGGCTGCCAGGTGTTCCACATCTGCCAGGACCGCCCCTCGGGGCGCCGCCAGCAGGACTCCTTCCTGTGCCCCAACGGCACCGTGTTCAACCAGCAGTACTTCGTGTGTGACTGGTGGTTCAACTTCGACTGCAGCCTCGCCGAGGGCCTGTACTCTGTCAACGAGGAGGTGCTGCAGGCCGCGCTGGCCGCGCAGGGCCAGGGCGCCTACGCCTACCCCGCTCCCGGCGGCGTCAACGGCCTGGGCCTCGGCGGCGCCAACGGAGGTGTTAGGAACGGCAACGGCGGCAGGAACGGCGGCGCCAACGGTTATGGCAACGGCGGCGCCAGGAACGGCAACGGCAACGGCAACGGCGGCGCCAATGGTTATGGTGCCAACGGCAGCGGCAGGAACGGCAACGGtgctccctccacctcctacgGCACGCCCTCCAACGGCAATGGCAACGGCGCCAACGGCTTCAGCAACGGGGCACCCTCCACCGCCTACGGCACGCCGTCCAACGGCAACGGAAGGAACGGCAACGGCGCCGACGGGTACAGTAACGGGGCACCCTCCACCTCTTACGGCACTCCCTCCAACGGCAACGGCAGGAACGGCAACGGCgctccttccacctcttacgGCACTCCCTCCAACGGCAACGGTGCGCCCTCCACCTCCTACGGCGCCCCCTTCTGA